The following coding sequences are from one Vibrio syngnathi window:
- a CDS encoding DMT family transporter, which yields MNERRALGFGLAAVLLWSTVATAFKLTLAEFSPIQMLTIASIVSSIALIAVCAFQGKISQLSTTFLSNPWYYLLLGLVNPLAYYLILFKAYDLLPASQAQAINYSWAITLTLMAAVFLGQKIRKQDWIACTFSYAGVVVIATKGDVLGMQFDSPLGVALALLSTLLWAGYWILNTKNKADPVVGVLLGFLVALPFAIGLTIYEGESFSQITAKGWMAVTYVGLFEMGITFVLWLSALKLTNNTARISNLIFASPFISLMLLSTIIGEEIHPATLFGLMLIIAGLVIQQIKFSKNKPA from the coding sequence ATGAACGAACGTCGTGCCTTGGGCTTTGGCCTTGCTGCGGTATTGCTGTGGTCAACAGTCGCTACTGCTTTTAAGCTGACCCTTGCTGAGTTTTCACCGATTCAAATGCTGACCATCGCCAGCATTGTATCGTCGATTGCGCTGATCGCGGTTTGCGCGTTTCAAGGTAAGATTTCTCAACTGAGTACTACGTTTCTTTCAAACCCTTGGTATTACTTACTGCTTGGTTTGGTGAACCCTCTAGCCTACTACCTGATTCTATTCAAAGCCTACGACCTGTTGCCTGCATCTCAAGCACAAGCCATCAACTACAGTTGGGCGATCACGCTGACTCTAATGGCAGCGGTGTTTCTAGGGCAAAAGATTCGTAAGCAAGATTGGATTGCTTGTACCTTCAGTTATGCGGGTGTGGTTGTGATTGCCACCAAAGGTGATGTGTTAGGCATGCAGTTCGATAGCCCACTCGGTGTGGCCTTGGCTCTGCTTTCAACGCTACTGTGGGCGGGCTACTGGATTCTCAATACCAAAAATAAAGCAGACCCTGTGGTGGGTGTATTACTTGGGTTCTTAGTGGCACTGCCATTCGCGATTGGTTTAACCATTTACGAAGGCGAGAGCTTTAGCCAAATCACAGCGAAAGGTTGGATGGCCGTGACTTATGTCGGCCTGTTCGAGATGGGCATTACCTTTGTCTTGTGGCTATCAGCACTCAAGCTAACCAACAATACGGCACGTATCAGTAACCTGATTTTTGCCTCGCCGTTTATCTCGCTAATGCTACTTTCGACCATTATTGGCGAAGAGATTCACCCGGCAACACTGTTTGGTTTGATGCTGATTATTGCGGGTTTGGTGATTCAACAGATCAAATTTTCAAAAAACAAACCTGCGTGA
- a CDS encoding ATP F0F1 synthase synthase has protein sequence MDSVLTKVKGRSKKNVFKLLSDETLFEELLVTDDACVDYAPDHNLDEDSWFKIDNFSQQPYCVDILKADFDSKDYDDLPKAKFKDITLLYAIQGNNFYFQKITPSLFVTKKMIAFGEAAELESTEKRLVVNQVADAVYYKAQDKLVFKSLATISSIFKGIDELYKEATKEEVEKFLEEDFIELADGYDTSKVSKPNRKRIALAMDTLAALPVEERDQMYSYIHSYCEQKLTFDKENSKFEINSDDELKYLLYGIEQRFYTTPLGHEKRLANSVQPM, from the coding sequence GTGGATTCAGTACTGACTAAAGTTAAAGGTCGCAGTAAAAAGAATGTATTTAAGCTGCTTTCAGACGAAACACTGTTCGAGGAGTTGCTCGTTACTGATGATGCCTGTGTTGATTATGCCCCTGACCACAACCTAGACGAAGATTCGTGGTTTAAAATCGATAACTTTAGTCAGCAGCCATACTGCGTTGATATTCTTAAAGCCGATTTTGATTCAAAAGATTATGACGACCTTCCAAAAGCTAAGTTTAAAGACATTACTCTGCTTTATGCGATTCAAGGCAATAATTTCTATTTCCAAAAAATAACGCCTTCCCTTTTTGTCACCAAGAAGATGATTGCATTCGGTGAAGCGGCGGAGCTTGAAAGTACTGAAAAGCGTTTGGTTGTTAATCAAGTGGCTGATGCTGTCTACTACAAAGCGCAGGATAAGTTAGTATTTAAGAGTCTAGCGACAATATCTAGCATCTTTAAAGGTATTGATGAGCTATACAAAGAAGCAACAAAAGAAGAGGTTGAAAAGTTCTTAGAAGAGGACTTTATTGAGCTTGCTGATGGTTATGATACGTCGAAGGTATCAAAGCCTAACCGTAAACGTATCGCATTGGCAATGGATACACTGGCGGCATTACCAGTGGAAGAGCGAGACCAAATGTACTCGTATATTCATAGTTACTGTGAGCAAAAGTTAACGTTCGATAAAGAAAACAGTAAGTTTGAAATCAATTCAGACGATGAGCTGAAATATTTGCTCTACGGTATTGAGCAGCGTTTTTATACTACACCTCTAGGGCATGAAAAGCGTTTGGCTAACTCAGTTCAACCAATGTAA
- a CDS encoding restriction endonuclease subunit S: MSNLKKYRFCELYTMSSGISSTKEQAGHGSPFLSFSTVFKNYFVPDELNDLMATSEKEKETYSIKNGDIFLTRTSEVVDELAMSCVATKDYPNAAFSGFVKRLRPTQSDITYSKFMAFYLRSPMFRKTMTNNAVMTLRASLNEAIFSYLDLLLPEFDEQVKVGDLLCLLNEKIELNNRIDTELEAMLKTLYDYWFVQFDFPDTNGKPYKASGGKMVFNETLKREIPEGWEVCELGEHITFSRGISYRSKDIAETGTPLLNLNSFLLSGRFKLNGTKYFSGSYKLDKLCNTGDLVIAITDVTRNADIIGKGFIIPDAFEEKRALISCDVALVKSSYFGNTYLERLFNSDYYHNYIKHFASGTLVLHLDLKGVNWYKTELPPQYLINRFEELSKPILQRRDIVVQENKKLVELRDWLLPMLMNGQVTVK; this comes from the coding sequence ATGAGTAATTTAAAGAAATATCGGTTTTGTGAATTGTATACTATGTCTTCTGGCATATCCTCTACTAAGGAACAAGCTGGTCATGGTAGTCCATTCTTATCATTCTCTACTGTGTTCAAAAATTACTTTGTTCCTGATGAATTAAATGACCTAATGGCTACATCAGAAAAGGAAAAAGAGACTTACTCTATTAAAAATGGAGATATTTTTCTTACTCGTACAAGTGAAGTAGTCGATGAGCTTGCTATGAGTTGCGTAGCGACAAAAGATTACCCTAATGCGGCATTTAGTGGTTTTGTAAAGCGTCTTCGTCCAACTCAATCAGATATAACATACTCAAAGTTTATGGCTTTTTATCTTAGAAGCCCAATGTTTAGAAAGACCATGACAAATAATGCAGTCATGACTCTGCGTGCTAGTTTAAATGAGGCTATTTTTTCTTATTTGGATCTGCTTTTACCGGAGTTTGATGAGCAAGTTAAAGTTGGTGATCTACTTTGCTTATTGAATGAAAAAATTGAACTCAATAACCGAATTGATACTGAGCTTGAAGCTATGCTTAAAACGCTGTACGACTATTGGTTTGTTCAGTTTGATTTTCCTGATACGAATGGAAAACCATATAAAGCCTCTGGTGGTAAAATGGTGTTTAATGAGACTTTAAAGCGTGAGATTCCAGAAGGATGGGAAGTTTGTGAGTTAGGTGAACATATAACGTTTAGTAGAGGGATTTCCTACCGAAGTAAAGATATTGCTGAAACAGGCACACCATTATTGAACCTCAATTCCTTTTTATTGAGTGGGAGGTTTAAGCTAAACGGGACAAAGTACTTTTCAGGGAGTTATAAGCTTGACAAGTTATGTAACACTGGTGATTTAGTGATTGCTATAACCGATGTCACTAGAAACGCTGATATTATAGGTAAAGGATTTATTATTCCTGATGCTTTTGAAGAAAAGCGAGCTTTGATCTCTTGTGATGTTGCTTTGGTTAAGTCTAGCTATTTTGGTAATACTTACCTAGAAAGGCTATTTAATTCTGATTACTATCATAATTACATCAAGCACTTTGCATCAGGAACGTTGGTTCTTCACTTGGATCTGAAAGGTGTGAACTGGTACAAAACAGAGCTACCTCCTCAATATCTTATTAATAGATTTGAAGAACTCAGTAAGCCTATACTTCAGCGGAGAGATATTGTTGTACAGGAAAATAAAAAGCTAGTGGAGCTGCGCGATTGGCTTCTCCCTATGCTAATGAACGGACAAGTCACTGTTAAATGA
- a CDS encoding HsdM family class I SAM-dependent methyltransferase yields MVEQDFQSKTKQLIDDLKSTCARNGLGNDASEFKIITQVFLYKLLNDKFTYETKQIEPKLESSDNWEQAFIALSDDEREMLAMQLPADAAELKQEHFISTLFAKQNEADFAKLFDDTLRDISMLNSDTFSVMTDSGEKVALFESISEYVTVSKRDDFCRAIINSIAEFSFERIFTQKYDFYAVIFEYLIKDYNSNSGGKYAEYYTPHAVARIMANILVPEEQQGKISNVSCYDPSAGSGTLLMNVAHAIGESRCSIFTQDISKKSSNLLRLNLILNNLVHSIPNVIEGDTMRHPQHKEGASLKQFDYIVSNPPFKLDFSEIHEELEGKEHKKRFFAGVPKIPAKAKDKMAFYQLFLQHIIYSLKPDGKAAVVLPTGFMTAQSGIDKKIRQYLVDNQMLAGVVSMPSNIFATTGTNVSILFIDSSNKNKVILVDASNLGQKVKEGKNLKTVLAPEEEQQIIDVFNNKWTEDDLSVAVSYDDIIAKNYSLSAGQYYEVKIEYVDMTKEQYSERMSTFSNKLDKLFSQSRDIDAEIKKQLSGLIYE; encoded by the coding sequence ATGGTAGAACAAGATTTCCAAAGTAAAACTAAACAGCTGATCGATGATTTAAAATCAACATGTGCTCGTAATGGCCTAGGTAATGACGCGAGTGAGTTTAAGATCATTACTCAGGTATTCTTGTATAAGCTATTGAACGATAAGTTCACTTATGAAACGAAACAAATTGAACCCAAGCTGGAAAGTAGTGATAACTGGGAGCAAGCGTTTATCGCACTAAGCGATGATGAGCGAGAAATGCTTGCGATGCAGTTGCCAGCCGATGCAGCAGAGCTAAAACAAGAGCATTTCATCTCCACCTTATTTGCGAAACAAAATGAAGCCGATTTCGCTAAGTTGTTCGATGACACACTACGCGATATCTCGATGCTCAACAGTGATACCTTCTCAGTTATGACCGACTCTGGTGAGAAGGTTGCACTGTTCGAATCGATCAGTGAGTACGTGACCGTTAGTAAGCGTGATGACTTCTGTCGCGCAATCATTAATAGTATTGCTGAGTTTAGCTTTGAGCGTATTTTTACCCAAAAGTACGACTTCTATGCAGTGATCTTTGAATACCTAATAAAAGACTACAATAGTAATTCAGGCGGCAAGTATGCCGAGTACTATACCCCTCATGCCGTTGCTCGAATTATGGCTAACATTCTTGTACCAGAAGAACAGCAAGGAAAAATTAGTAACGTAAGTTGTTATGACCCATCAGCCGGCTCAGGTACTTTGTTGATGAACGTTGCACACGCCATTGGTGAAAGTCGTTGTTCTATCTTTACTCAGGATATCTCGAAAAAGTCATCGAACCTTTTACGATTGAACTTAATCTTAAATAACCTTGTGCATTCAATTCCTAATGTGATTGAAGGTGACACTATGCGGCACCCACAGCACAAAGAAGGGGCCAGTCTAAAGCAATTTGATTATATAGTTTCTAATCCACCATTTAAGCTTGATTTTAGTGAAATACATGAAGAGCTGGAAGGTAAAGAGCATAAAAAACGCTTCTTTGCTGGTGTACCTAAAATCCCAGCAAAAGCTAAAGATAAAATGGCCTTCTATCAGCTTTTCTTGCAGCATATTATTTATTCACTGAAACCTGATGGTAAAGCTGCGGTTGTGTTGCCAACTGGGTTTATGACCGCTCAGTCGGGTATTGATAAGAAAATTCGTCAGTATTTAGTTGATAACCAAATGCTAGCTGGTGTTGTATCAATGCCATCGAACATCTTTGCTACTACAGGGACGAATGTTTCGATTTTGTTTATTGATAGTAGTAATAAAAATAAGGTGATACTGGTTGATGCGTCTAACCTTGGTCAAAAGGTCAAAGAAGGGAAGAACCTGAAAACTGTCCTTGCTCCAGAAGAAGAGCAACAGATCATTGATGTGTTCAATAATAAATGGACAGAAGATGATTTATCGGTAGCTGTTAGTTATGACGATATTATTGCGAAAAATTACAGCCTCAGTGCAGGTCAATATTATGAAGTTAAAATTGAGTATGTGGATATGACTAAGGAGCAGTATTCTGAACGAATGAGTACCTTTAGTAATAAATTAGATAAATTATTTAGTCAGTCTCGTGATATTGATGCAGAGATAAAAAAACAGCTTTCTGGATTGATTTATGAGTAA
- a CDS encoding type I restriction endonuclease subunit R translates to MTKQNEDTRVKIPTILHLTRLGYKYLSLKQATWCTDTNIFPDIFKESIERINPGVDDGDVERCLDDLKLSLDNEDLGRAFYEKLTSRSGTKLIDFDDFSKNSLHVVTELTYKNGDEKFRPDIILLINGMPLVFIEVKKPNNKDGVLDERKRINERFQNPKFRRFVNITQLMLFSNNMEYDDGSPEPIQGAFYASSSYTKPTFNYFREEEVLNLTKLLKPLADDTENFVLKDNNYTVIKHSPEFLTNKGHDAPTNRICTSLLNPERLAFMLRYSLAYVKETDGLQKHVMRYPQLFATKAIESKLSEGIKKGIIWHTQGSGKTALAYYNVRHLTDYYQKQHIIPKFYFIVDRIDLLIQAQREFTSRGLMVHTVNSREAFAQSIKATKVIHNDSGKPEITVVNIQKFEDDPSVLRTVDYDVNIQRVYFLDEVHRSYNPKGSFLANLTQSDPNAIKIGLTGTPLLLEEKDKDPTKESKAFSSKQIFGNYIHKYYYNASIADGYTLRLIREEIASNYVMAMREALQEVELLQGSIDKKQAYAHPRFVEPMLSYIVQDFEKSRSSWGDNSIGGMVICDSSEQAKELFKQFNAIYATKPVLPANSKSEKALIKESAIHEPRASYNEKLKRDSQVHSAALILHDVGSKEERKEWVEQYKAGEIDFVFVYNMLLTGFDAKRLKKLYLGRVIKKHNLLQALTRVNRTYKEFRYGYVVDFADISAEFDATNKAYFDELKSELGDEMDSYSNLFKSHEEVCEEIEHIKDVLFQFDTENSELFQQQISQISDRKQMLALKKALESAKDLYNIIRLQGDTEQLQELDFAKLNVLYRYTNDHLGSLNLKEQIENSTDTTNLLNAALEDVVFMFTKVGESELKLADELKNTLRKTREALAGNIDQADPKFIALKEELERLFKTKNLSEVSQEQMDQNIGALRKIHERVKVLNQENSRYKAKYLGDEKYARTHKRLLEGKRGEGQHSKLFESTENLVERRIFEALAAIKQLTDEQVLNNQQLLNNESYFERKVMPNTIKQFKTEQKINLTPVAAKHINTLVVREYLNEFNGRTPW, encoded by the coding sequence ATGACCAAACAAAACGAAGATACACGGGTAAAGATACCAACCATATTGCACCTTACCCGCCTAGGGTATAAGTATTTATCTTTAAAGCAGGCTACTTGGTGCACTGATACCAACATTTTCCCGGATATCTTCAAAGAGTCGATTGAGCGTATTAATCCTGGCGTGGATGATGGAGATGTTGAACGCTGCTTGGATGACTTAAAGTTAAGCTTAGACAATGAAGATCTTGGCCGTGCTTTTTATGAAAAACTGACGAGTCGTTCCGGTACAAAGCTCATTGATTTTGATGACTTCTCAAAAAATAGCCTACACGTAGTAACAGAGCTTACATACAAGAACGGTGATGAAAAGTTTCGTCCAGATATCATTCTGCTCATTAATGGTATGCCTTTAGTCTTTATTGAGGTGAAAAAACCAAATAATAAAGATGGTGTTCTAGATGAACGAAAACGAATCAATGAACGTTTCCAAAACCCCAAATTTAGACGCTTCGTTAACATTACTCAGCTCATGCTGTTTTCTAATAACATGGAGTACGATGATGGTAGCCCCGAGCCTATTCAAGGGGCGTTCTATGCGAGTTCATCTTATACAAAGCCTACCTTCAACTACTTCCGAGAAGAAGAAGTTCTTAATCTTACTAAGCTACTTAAGCCTTTAGCTGATGATACTGAGAACTTTGTTCTAAAAGATAATAACTACACTGTTATTAAACATAGTCCTGAGTTCCTCACTAACAAAGGCCATGATGCGCCAACTAATAGAATATGCACGTCACTTCTTAATCCAGAGCGCCTTGCGTTCATGCTGAGATATTCGCTAGCGTACGTTAAAGAGACCGATGGTCTACAAAAACACGTGATGCGCTATCCGCAGCTGTTCGCGACCAAAGCGATTGAAAGTAAGTTAAGTGAAGGCATTAAGAAAGGCATTATTTGGCACACCCAGGGAAGTGGAAAAACGGCTCTGGCCTATTATAACGTAAGGCACTTAACCGATTACTATCAAAAGCAACACATAATCCCTAAATTTTATTTTATTGTTGACCGGATTGATCTACTTATTCAGGCACAGCGTGAATTTACGAGTCGTGGGTTAATGGTTCATACAGTGAACTCTAGAGAAGCTTTTGCTCAGAGTATCAAGGCAACTAAGGTTATCCATAATGACTCGGGTAAGCCGGAGATCACCGTTGTTAATATTCAGAAGTTTGAAGATGACCCTAGTGTTCTACGAACCGTCGATTATGACGTTAATATCCAACGTGTTTACTTTTTAGATGAAGTGCATCGTAGCTACAACCCTAAAGGTAGCTTCTTAGCCAACCTTACCCAGTCAGATCCCAATGCAATTAAGATTGGTTTAACAGGTACTCCGTTGCTTCTGGAGGAGAAGGATAAAGATCCAACTAAAGAGTCAAAAGCATTTAGCTCTAAACAGATTTTTGGCAATTACATCCACAAGTATTACTACAATGCGTCAATTGCTGATGGCTATACCTTACGTTTAATTCGTGAAGAGATTGCTAGTAACTATGTAATGGCAATGCGTGAAGCTCTTCAAGAGGTCGAGTTGCTGCAAGGCAGTATTGATAAAAAGCAAGCTTATGCCCATCCTAGATTCGTAGAACCTATGCTGAGTTACATCGTTCAGGACTTTGAAAAAAGCCGCTCTTCGTGGGGAGATAACAGCATTGGTGGAATGGTGATTTGTGATAGCTCTGAACAAGCAAAAGAATTGTTCAAACAGTTTAATGCTATTTATGCCACCAAGCCTGTTTTACCTGCCAATTCTAAGTCTGAAAAGGCTCTGATAAAAGAAAGTGCTATTCATGAACCAAGGGCTAGCTACAATGAAAAGTTAAAACGAGATAGCCAGGTACATTCAGCAGCTCTGATTTTACATGACGTAGGTAGTAAGGAAGAGCGTAAAGAGTGGGTAGAGCAATATAAAGCAGGCGAAATAGACTTCGTGTTTGTCTACAACATGCTGCTTACGGGGTTTGATGCTAAACGATTGAAAAAGCTTTATTTAGGTCGAGTCATTAAAAAGCACAACCTACTTCAAGCTTTAACACGTGTAAATCGGACCTACAAAGAGTTCCGTTACGGCTATGTGGTCGATTTTGCTGATATTAGTGCAGAGTTTGACGCGACCAATAAAGCCTACTTTGATGAGCTAAAAAGTGAACTTGGCGATGAAATGGACAGCTATTCAAACCTGTTCAAAAGTCATGAAGAAGTGTGCGAAGAGATTGAGCACATAAAAGATGTGCTGTTCCAATTCGATACAGAGAACAGTGAGTTGTTCCAGCAGCAGATTAGCCAGATTTCAGATCGCAAGCAGATGCTCGCTTTAAAAAAAGCCTTAGAGAGTGCAAAAGACCTGTATAATATCATCCGCCTTCAAGGGGATACTGAGCAGCTTCAAGAGTTAGATTTCGCTAAACTTAACGTCTTGTACAGATATACAAATGATCACTTGGGAAGCTTGAACTTAAAAGAGCAAATTGAGAACAGTACCGATACCACTAACTTACTAAACGCAGCGCTAGAAGATGTCGTTTTTATGTTTACTAAGGTCGGTGAAAGTGAACTCAAGTTAGCAGACGAACTTAAAAACACCTTACGCAAAACCCGTGAGGCTTTGGCTGGCAACATAGACCAAGCTGACCCGAAATTTATTGCTTTGAAAGAAGAGTTAGAACGCCTATTCAAAACCAAGAATTTGAGTGAAGTAAGTCAAGAACAGATGGACCAAAATATTGGTGCTTTGCGAAAGATTCATGAGCGAGTAAAGGTGCTTAACCAAGAAAACAGCCGTTATAAAGCTAAGTACTTAGGTGATGAAAAGTACGCTAGAACTCATAAGCGACTCCTTGAGGGGAAGCGAGGAGAAGGCCAGCATAGTAAGCTGTTTGAGAGCACTGAAAACTTAGTTGAACGCCGTATTTTTGAAGCTCTAGCGGCAATCAAGCAGTTAACTGATGAGCAAGTGTTGAACAATCAGCAGCTGCTCAATAACGAGAGCTATTTTGAACGTAAAGTGATGCCTAACACCATCAAACAGTTTAAAACGGAACAAAAAATTAATTTAACTCCCGTAGCTGCGAAGCATATTAATACGTTGGTAGTACGTGAATATTTAAACGAATTTAACGGTAGAACTCCGTGGTAG
- a CDS encoding DEAD/DEAH box helicase, with the protein MLRQWQVECSEDALQKFRGNRQHFFCQATPGSGKTVLAATVASRLLNDDMVDLVLCFSPSLTVSEGIKKTFSQTLSCTFNGGLGSIGQSLTYQSIQFLNDEFWETLRNHRVFVVFDEIHHCSGTELENANVWGQQVLTKIQGLATYTLAMSGTPWRSDSLPIVMGEYSDPDGQLLVDFQYTLKQAIDDGVCRAPNIVLVDNEQLSVCSSEKVESFSSILEMLKQTKASYQSVIHNQEAMEYLLGLGCDRLAKIRIDSSNAGGLVVAASVQHAQAIKDILSLKFGQTVSIVTYRHEEPLAEIDRYRQGDSQWIVSVGMISEGTDIPRLQVCCHMSSVKTELYFRQVLGRILRIDSSMARQAWLFTFAEQNLIQFAERIEDDIPESCIYVNMGKPMETELVNRQNNLSAKLSREPLNSIDTTVSWESRTGNSNNLYGTLGTFDELRLGAFKQRVISAFTSM; encoded by the coding sequence GTGTTGAGGCAGTGGCAGGTTGAATGTTCTGAAGATGCGTTGCAGAAGTTCAGAGGAAACCGGCAACACTTCTTTTGCCAAGCAACGCCTGGTTCTGGAAAAACGGTGCTCGCTGCAACTGTCGCATCAAGATTACTTAATGATGATATGGTCGATCTTGTATTGTGCTTCTCTCCATCTTTAACGGTTTCTGAGGGAATCAAAAAAACCTTTTCTCAGACTCTTAGTTGCACTTTTAACGGTGGTCTAGGCTCTATCGGACAGTCGTTAACATATCAATCCATTCAATTTCTTAACGATGAATTTTGGGAGACGTTACGTAATCATCGAGTGTTTGTTGTATTTGATGAGATCCACCATTGTTCTGGGACTGAGCTTGAAAATGCGAACGTCTGGGGGCAGCAAGTGCTCACTAAGATTCAGGGACTAGCGACCTATACTCTTGCGATGTCGGGGACTCCGTGGCGCTCTGACTCTTTACCTATTGTTATGGGTGAATACAGTGACCCAGACGGACAGCTCCTTGTCGACTTCCAGTACACCCTTAAACAGGCTATTGATGATGGTGTCTGTAGAGCACCTAATATTGTATTGGTTGATAATGAGCAATTGTCTGTCTGTAGTAGCGAAAAAGTGGAGTCATTTTCATCGATCTTAGAGATGCTTAAACAGACGAAAGCGTCTTATCAGAGTGTGATACATAACCAAGAAGCGATGGAGTATTTACTCGGTTTAGGATGTGATCGGCTAGCAAAAATACGTATTGACTCTTCCAATGCCGGTGGATTAGTTGTTGCTGCGTCGGTTCAACATGCTCAAGCTATCAAAGATATACTTTCTTTAAAGTTTGGCCAAACCGTTTCAATTGTCACTTATAGGCATGAAGAACCACTCGCAGAAATAGACCGTTATCGACAAGGTGACTCTCAATGGATTGTTAGTGTCGGAATGATAAGTGAGGGGACAGACATACCTAGACTCCAAGTGTGCTGCCATATGAGTTCTGTCAAAACGGAATTATATTTCAGACAAGTACTAGGACGTATTCTTCGTATAGACTCTTCCATGGCTAGGCAAGCATGGCTATTTACGTTTGCGGAACAAAACCTCATTCAGTTTGCAGAGCGTATTGAAGATGATATTCCAGAATCTTGTATCTATGTGAATATGGGAAAACCAATGGAGACAGAGCTAGTTAATCGACAGAATAATTTAAGTGCTAAGCTTTCGAGAGAGCCTCTAAATAGTATCGACACAACAGTATCCTGGGAAAGCCGTACGGGCAATTCAAACAACCTTTATGGAACACTAGGGACGTTTGATGAATTGCGGCTTGGTGCATTTAAACAGAGAGTGATTTCGGCTTTTACCTCCATGTGA
- a CDS encoding helix-turn-helix domain-containing protein — translation MSIDNPIPVRLKEVRKKAKISQKELGMRIGIDESSASARMNQYEKGKHTPDISTLKKMADELGVPLNYFFCEDESSAELVCLIAKMSKAEKQKLISLIGENIQDIESK, via the coding sequence ATGTCGATCGACAACCCTATTCCTGTGCGGCTCAAAGAAGTTCGCAAAAAAGCAAAGATCTCCCAAAAAGAATTGGGGATGCGTATTGGTATCGATGAAAGTTCGGCTAGTGCGCGAATGAATCAGTATGAGAAAGGGAAACACACTCCAGATATCAGTACATTAAAGAAAATGGCTGACGAACTTGGCGTACCTTTAAACTACTTTTTTTGTGAGGATGAAAGCTCGGCAGAACTAGTTTGCCTGATAGCAAAAATGAGTAAGGCTGAAAAGCAGAAGCTCATCAGCCTTATAGGTGAAAATATTCAAGATATTGAAAGTAAATAA
- a CDS encoding NAD(P)/FAD-dependent oxidoreductase gives MSAIQSDVIVIGAGAAGLMCAASAGQRGRSVLVLDHGKRPGRKILIAGGGRCNFTNYDVTAKNFLSQNPHFVKSALAQYTNWDFISMIYKHGIEFEERDHGQLFCVNDHDSKDIVKMLINECDETGNVKYKYQCEITSIERVADNNFKVETSNGIFNCKSLVVATGGLSMPRLGATPLGWKVAEQFGLGVVSPQAALVPFTLDGREKGLTELTGTALPVRISCNNQEFLEALLFTHRGISGPSVLQISSYWNSGDVVQVDWLPGLNAIELIEKAAENNPAQEVKTTLSKVLPKRLVEYFIELNVFENKPLRQLNKREIENISSALHSWEIKPNGTEGYRTAEATIGGVDTNYLSSKTMEARDIPGLYFIGECVDVTGHLGGFNFQWAWSSGWVAGQNA, from the coding sequence ATGTCAGCTATTCAGTCAGATGTTATTGTTATTGGAGCAGGCGCTGCCGGTTTAATGTGCGCAGCTAGTGCAGGTCAACGCGGGCGTTCAGTTCTTGTGCTTGATCATGGTAAACGGCCTGGTCGTAAGATTCTTATTGCTGGAGGTGGGCGTTGTAACTTTACCAACTATGATGTCACAGCAAAAAACTTTTTAAGTCAAAACCCCCACTTTGTTAAATCTGCACTGGCTCAATATACCAATTGGGATTTCATTTCGATGATCTACAAGCATGGTATTGAGTTTGAAGAGCGTGATCATGGGCAATTGTTTTGTGTTAATGATCATGACTCGAAAGATATCGTAAAAATGCTAATTAATGAGTGTGATGAAACTGGTAATGTGAAATATAAGTACCAATGTGAAATTACTTCAATTGAACGTGTAGCAGATAACAATTTTAAAGTAGAGACTTCCAATGGAATTTTTAATTGTAAGTCTTTGGTTGTCGCAACGGGTGGACTTTCAATGCCACGTTTAGGTGCAACCCCTTTGGGCTGGAAAGTCGCTGAACAGTTTGGTTTAGGGGTTGTTTCTCCTCAAGCAGCCTTGGTACCGTTCACATTAGATGGTCGAGAAAAAGGGTTAACAGAATTAACTGGAACTGCTCTCCCTGTCCGAATTAGCTGCAACAATCAAGAGTTCCTAGAAGCTCTTTTATTTACTCACCGAGGTATCTCTGGCCCATCAGTATTGCAAATTTCTTCGTATTGGAACTCTGGCGATGTAGTTCAAGTTGATTGGCTACCTGGTTTGAACGCTATTGAACTGATTGAAAAAGCAGCAGAAAACAACCCTGCACAAGAGGTTAAAACAACGCTGTCTAAAGTGTTACCTAAACGCCTTGTCGAGTATTTTATCGAACTTAATGTGTTTGAAAATAAACCACTTCGCCAATTGAATAAACGGGAGATAGAGAATATTAGCTCTGCTCTTCACTCTTGGGAAATTAAACCTAATGGGACTGAAGGGTATAGAACAGCAGAAGCGACCATTGGTGGTGTTGACACCAATTATTTATCGTCTAAAACAATGGAAGCTAGAGATATACCAGGGCTTTACTTTATTGGTGAGTGTGTTGATGTGACAGGTCACCTTGGAGGGTTTAACTTCCAATGGGCTTGGTCGTCTGGTTGGGTCGCAGGCCAAAACGCATAA